The following DNA comes from Castanea sativa cultivar Marrone di Chiusa Pesio chromosome 10, ASM4071231v1.
AAACACGTCACAAAATTCCCACCTCATCATAATCATCCAATCAAAACTAGCAGCCATGCCAACAGTGCATTTGTATTCATGTAATAAATCAGTAAATCACAAAAAGTAAaaccgtaaaaaaaaaaaaaaaaaaaaaaaaaaaaaccaacaatttCAAGGTATTGTCTATCTGAACCGAGAGAAAATAGAAggcaaagccaaaaaaaagaaaagaaaagtaacagTAAAAAACCAAACAAGTCAAGAACTGAGCGTAAAAAAGAGTCAAATATATAAAGATCCTTTGGTCTTTTTGAgttcttgtttttctcttttttcaaacAAGTTCTCTCCTATACAATTATCTGTCTCTATCAGGTACgctattttattttttcggCTTAATTCATTCAATAATGTGATATCCCATTTTGGTTAACCCTAGATCCTTTTTGTTCTGACATTAGTTTAATtcaaagttgtgattttttttttttgttggtcagTTTAATTTCTATTGGATGGGATTGTGTGGGAAGCTTCAATTGTGAAGGGATTGAGGGCCAAATGAGTGGATGTTATTCAATACCCAGAATTTTTTTGGCCTGAATTTGATCTGGGGAGGTGAAATTTTGGTGATTTTGATCGTTTTCTTGACTCTGATGTGGATTTCTTCAACTGGGTATGAATCAAAATTCGTTCTTGTTGCTTGAAATTCCTGGGGTTTTAGGTTGTTTTTGAGGTTTTAGTTGATCAAaggatttaattttgttaattctttATCGGGGCTAGAATAAGATCCATGTGAATCAGTGCTTTGTACTTGTTTCTTTATCATCTTTAGATTGAGATTGGTGCAATTCACTGAATTTTCCTGCATGCTCAAAGTACTGCCTTTGTATCTTCTTTCTAGGACTCTGTTTGGGATTGAATTGTTTGTGGTTTGCTATAAAGTCTGGTTCTTGATTCTGTGTCCTTTTTATTGCTTAGTTTTCAATAAAGATAGCTTTGAATTTCAATGGCAAATCCACCACCACCTTCACTTGGATACTCTGTCTCTATCACTCCCTCAAACCTGGACACATCGAATCCTCACAGTGAGAGAAATCCaattcttcctcctcctcctcctgcaTCGAATTCCCCTACTCCACCCAGATTTCCTCCACCAAAATTACAGCAAGATCAGATTCCTTTGTCTTCAATAAAAAGCCCAAATGTGCCATCTCCATCCAATGGCGTCAAAATGGGAAGTCCCATTCCTCACTTAAGCACTCCCCCTGGACCCCCTGTCTTTACTTCGCCTGTCCGTCCTGCTGCTGTGCCTTTCCGCTCTTCCCCTGCATCTCCTCAGCCAGTTGCATTCTCTTCCGGTTCGTCATTGCCAACATCTTCACCTCCCCACTTTTCAAATGGATCAGTTGAGTTGCAGCAACAAGTTTCTGACGATACATTGGACTTGACGCCAGCTGGGGATTCAGCATATGTTCTATTTTCAGCTCATAAGGTATCATCTATCTTGTTCTCTCTGTTTCAAAAACCAAggcattttattaatttataggCATGTATcatgtttatttattagttttcaaaatatataacaactatcaaaatctttaaaaacataTCTATAATTAAAGCAATTTTTCCATTTcaataaaacctttttttttcttccaacaTAATGAGGACACACATGCAAAAGTGTCCCTGCCATGCAGGACATGAACACACCTGGGGAGTTGAAGTGTCCTTGCTTCTTAATTTATTGTCTTTTTAACTCAAGTATATCTTTCGGTgcttttaaaattatgtatgtttggaataattttctttttctgccatatttgtttataatttacttgaaTTGCCTCTCCctgaaaattttgtcaaataGGTATTAAAGCAAAAGAAGCTAGCAAACGTACCTAGTTTAGGTTTTGGGGCACTTCTTTCTCCTGGCAGGGAGATTTCATCAGGTCCTCAAGTAATACAACATGATCCCCATCGCTGCCAAAGTTGTGGAGCCTATGTCAATTTCTACTGCAAAATATTAATTGGCTCAGGCCAGTGGCAGTGTGTAATATGCCATGAACTGAATGGAAGCCAGGGTGAATATATAGCTCCCAACAAGGAACTTCTTCGTACCTTTCCAGAACTGTCATCACCTATGGTTGACTATATTCAAACTAGTAACAATAGACCTGGTTTTATTCCAGTTTCCGATTCAAGAATGTCTGCACCTATTATTCTTGTCATAGATGAGTGCTTAGATGAACCACACCTTCAGCACTTACAGAGCTCCCTACATGCATTTGTCGATTCACTTCACCCGTCAACAAAATTAGGAATTATTTCCTATGGCCGTACGGTATCAGTGTATGATTTTTCGGAGGAGTCGGTTGCATCTGCTGATGTTCTTCCTGGTGACAAATCACCAACTCAGGAGGCACTGAAAGCATTGATTTACGGAAGTGGCATATACTTGTCACAAATGCATGCTTCACTACCTGTAGCACATGCCATATTCTCATCAATGAGACCATACAAATTGAACTTTCCAGAAGCTTCTAGAGACCGGTGCTTGGGTACAGCAGTTGAGGTTGCTCTTGCAATAATTCAAGGGCCATCAGCAGAATTGTCTCGAGGGGTAGTTAAGAGGTCAGGTGGAAATAGCAGAATTATTGTGTGCGCTGGTGGACCTAATACTTATGGCCCTGGATCTGTTCCTCATTCATTTAGTCACCCAAATTATCCTCATATGGAAAAGATGGCATTGAAATGGATGGAGCAACTAGGTCAGGAGGCTCATAGACACAATACAATGGTTGACATTCTATGTGCTGGGACATGCCCTGTTAGAGTTCCTGTGTTGCAGCCTCTTGCAAAAGCTTCTGGGGGAGTTTTGGTTCTTCATGATGACTTTGGAGAAGCCTTTGGCGTAAACTTACAAAGGGCATCTAGCAGGGCAGTAGGTTCCCATGGTTTGTTGGAAATACGGTGTTCTGATGATATTCTTATAACTCAAGTTGTGGGTCCTGGTGAAGAAGCTCATGTAGATACTCATGAAACTTATAAGAATGACTCTTCTCTATATATTCAGATGCTAAGCGTTGAAGAAACGCAGAGCTTCTCACTCTCCATGGAAACTAAAAGAGATATTAAGAGGGATTATGTATTTTTTCAGTTTGCAGTTCAGTTTTCAAATATGTTTCAAGCTGATATATCCAGAGTAATTACTGTTAGATTGCCTACTGTGGATAGTGTTTCAGCATATCTTGAGAGTGTTCAAGATGAAGTGGCAGCAGTTCTTATTGCCAAGAGGACCCTCTTGCGAGCCAAAAACTCTTCTGATGCAGTTGATATGCGAACAACAATAGATGAAAGAGTTAAAGACATTGCTTTAAAATTTGGGTCCCAAATACCAAAGTCAAAGCTTTATCGGTTCCCCAAAGAGCTCTCTTTATTACCAGAGCTCTTATTCCATCTCAGAAGGGGCCCACTTTTGGGAAGTATTATTGGTCATGAAGATGAGAGGTCTGTATTGCGGTATTTGTTTTTGAATGCATCATTTGATCTTTCACTTCGTATGGTAGCACCTCGTTGTCTAATGCACCGGGAAAAGGGAACTTTCGAAGAGCTGCCCGCTCATGACCTTGCTATGCAGTCAGATGCAGCAGTTGTTCTTGACCATGGCACAGATGTCTTCATTTGGTTGGTATGTCACTGAACTCGTCTTCCTGCTATTTTAATATGGCATCTTTAATTTGGATCATGATGCttcagatcttttttttttaaattttttatatgtccTATGTTGTTGAAGTTCCCCCACCCCCCTTTGTGTCTCTCTGTCTTTGCCTCCATAAATGTTCATCTCTGAATTGttacttttgaattttcttgttGGATTGGGGCCTGGAGGTAGCCTGCTTTGAAGTTCACTGTTTTTATTTGACTTGGAGAGGAAAATGAAATTGATCATGCGCAATTTAGGCTATGTAGTAGTATCACATGTAAAAGTGTGCTTGCTCCCTGATCCATCTATTATGTTTATGATGACATTCATCGAGGAAACAGTGTTATTCAGGCTGTGTATATATCTGTTTCATTGTCATTAACACCACTACAGCCATGAGAAATTTCTTTGTTCGTCTTGGTTGAGCCTTTCCCCATTTACTATTTTCATTGTGAAATTTAATCTTTTCTTCGGTATTTTTTGGTTGAACAAATTCCACTTGTTGGTTGATTCAGGGTGCTGAACTTGctgctgatgaaggaagaagtgCATCTGCTCTGGCAGCTTGCAGAACATTGGCTGAAGAGATGACTGAATTGCGATTTCCTGCTCCTCGTATCCTTGCTTTCAAGGTTTGTTCCCTTATAGTTCATGCTATACTTTTTGTTCTGCCTTGTATTCCTTTTCCATTCCATCTGGtgcccaaaatttaaaatgaatctAATGGTTTGGAAATTTTTTCCCCTGAAACAGGAGGGGAGCTCTCAGGCTCGGTATTTTGTTTCTCGACTCATACCTGCCCATAAGGATCCTCCATACGAGCAGGTGAGGGCTGAGTGAGAGAGACAGAATGTTTCTTATATCATGATTCCAACAAGTTAATTGTGCAGCATATTGAGTTTTCAGTTTAGGGTTTTACATCAACTGTCATACTTGATCCAACTTTTGGgtaatgccttttttttttttttttaatttttataatcaaCTTTTGGGTGATGCTTACTGTTGCAGGAAGCGAGATTTCCGCAGCTTCGTAGTTTGACAACAGAACAGCGAATGAAGCTGAAAAGCAGTTTTCTTCACTTTGATGATCCTAGCTTCTGTGAGTGGATGCGAAGTTTGAAATCAGTGCCACCAGAACCAAGCTAAAGAAGAAAGGGAGTCTGAATCGTTTCACCATTTCATCACCAATGGGAAACTTTGTCATGtccctttttaaattttttttttctcactgtTAAAATTAATGTAGTTGGTAATGGTGATCAGATTGATTACATCTCATTCTTCGTGTCCACCCCTCAaatttttgatttaaaaaaaaaaaaaacgtttataGTTAAAAGAGTTCAAGATCATTCTCATTCAGTTTCTCAATTGTAATGCTAAGACAGAGTAATAAAGATTTATTTCTTGATCCAACCgtgtttttaaattaataacaGTTAATGTCATATTGtcttatttaaaataaaaaagtcatatcgtctttttttttctttaaagtcATCTTGTAACCATGTAGTTTTTCAAGCTCAGGATGGATATGAGGCAATGAAAGCTGATTTAGCTGTGCCTGTGATCAATCGAAGTACTTCCTCTCTGAACTTGGGAAAGGGACATGACTTATGTCTAGTGCATTAATGCATCTCTGAACTTGGGAAAGGGACATGACTTGTGTCTAGTGCATTGATGCATTGGACACGTTAGGATATAAAAGGGAAATGTATGTGTTGTGTAATCCATTTAATTTGGAACATAAGTTATATGCTTCACTAGTTCactgaaatatataaatatataggtatatatttatttggtaaatagattattaatccTATTTCAAAACCTACCTATCAATATCATTCATAATTAACGAAATCTTATGTGATGGATATTTGTAACATCCTCTCATTCCACATAAGTGGATACCAACCAAATACATTGTAAATTAAGGATATCTCCTTTTTTGGCATTCTTTGCTGTAAACGACATAGCACCTTCCACCGTTTCTTTCTCAGTTGTCCTTTAACATCGCACACTTCACAGTTCACACGGCATGATATTTGTCATCCTTTTTGTCGTCGTAAACTACAACCAACCGTATAAAAGCCAAGGACCTCGCTTACCTTATCCGCACATTCTGAAATTCTATTCAGACTTTTCACAAACTGAAAACGGAGCTCCTCTGTACTTAAACAGAACAGAGCATGAAACAGAGTACTGGCAAATTTGGAGCTTCCCATAACGTTCCGCTACAACTTCTTATACTCTCTGTACACACAAATCCTTGCTTTTAGATTAAACCCAATCAAACCCGTATcttaatttttgctaaaaatggCTTCACCTATATGTCAGTCACCTTTAGTGAAACACTACAACACCACCTCAGTTTCACCTTTCTCTTCCAAGTTTCTTCACTTCCACAAAGATTACCACCAAATCTCCCATGTGGGGTCCTCAAAATACCTTCAAATTTTCGATGTGGGAGCCAAAACAATTAAACTGGGAGGTAGTAGGGGCAAGAGGACCCTTGCAATGGCTTCTTTGGGAGGACTTTTAGGTGGGATTTTCAAAGGGAATGATACTGGGGAATCCACTAGGCAAAAGTACGCTTCAACTGTAGATGTAAtcaacaagttggaagctgagATGTTGGCATTGTCGGATTCGGGGTTGAGGGACAAGACTTTGGTGTTGAAAGAACGAGCACAGAAGGGTGAACCTTTAGATTCCCTTTTACCTGTAAGTTTTGAATATTCGGTCAGGTATATATTTGTTTCTGAATACTGCTAATTATGTAAGTttgtgaaaactgaaaagggTTAGCTTCGagttttattttaagatttatttatttattctgttgAAATGCCAATTTGAAGTGTTTTGTAATTGTGTGTGGAGTCCCTCACTCTTTTAGTTGGTCACAAGGTTAATTATTTACATTGTCTTTTGCTTGCGGTGTTTCTAAAATTAAATGTAATGTAATCCTATTTGTTGTATTCCCAGTTATAGTTAAAATAGTTGTTGCTTTTGGTTATGACCAAAACCATTTATATTGCAGGAAGCATTTGCTGTTGTTAGAGAAGCTTCAAAGCGGGTTCTAGGCCTTCGTCCTTTTGATGTCCAACTGATAGGTACACTGTTCGGGCATGatttccattctctctctcctgtTTGGGACCATTTTGGTCATTGCCAAGCAAGTTGGACCTTTGTTTAGATCACTAGAGCGACTAGCACTTATGTAAAAGAGTTATTATATGTTGACTCATTTGTTGTACACTATTCCTTATGGTTTGTCAAACTTCAGTACACGATTTCTCATTATTGATGCATAGCATTTCACATACATAAATTGATCTCTTATCTATATTTGAGAGGTAATTGTGTTGGTCCCCTAGTGTCCACGTTAGAGCTCAACACTTGTGAGTAGTGTACGACTCTCTGTGTCCTTCTGTTAAGCTTGTGTGCATATAGTCATAACTAGCCAATTTATGTTTCCTGAACTTTGGTTATGTAGGTGGCATGGTTCTTCACAAGGGAGAAATAGCTGAAATGAGGACTGGAGAAGGAAAGACCCTTGTTGCTATTTTACCAGCTTATCTAAATGCATTAACTGGAAAAGGAGTGCATGTTGTTACTGTTAATGACTATCTTGCTCGACGAGATTGTGAGTGGGTTGGTCAAGTTCCTCGTTTTCTTGGATTGAAGGTTGGCCTAATACAGCGTACGTCtcattcttttatatttattatattccaTATTCCATGTCATTTAATATCTATTACCTTGCTTTCTATATAGATGGATGGATACTCACATGTATATTTCTGGACAAACGATCATTTTAAAGCTTGTGTATTTAATTGTTTGAGTGCTAAGTGCTTGACCCTTCTGGAATTTAAAAGtatgattttcttcttttgaccGTTATTTGATGGTTCAGGAATCAGATCACAAAATCTTTTGCAAACCAACCTGATCTACTGAAGCTCTCTCTCTACCCCCCTgccctcttctctctctctctctctctctctcctccacaAAAACATCATTGCTAGAGTCACCCTTGATTTTTGGCTTCAGCTGCATGTTCCAATAACTATTCAAACTAGCTATTGACATACGTACTCAAATCAGATGATGTACTAGTGAGTAATTTATTTACTAAATTCTGGAAATTTGTTTCACTCTGTTGAAAATTTTGCACGGTTGTGTAGTTGGCTGCTATGTGATTTTCATAAGTGGTGTATAGTTAGTGAAATAAAATAAGGAAGCTGTACATGTCTTGACACAAAATTCCTTAGTGGACTGATAACATAAATACATAGTGCCATAGTGGTTTGATGGATAG
Coding sequences within:
- the LOC142613357 gene encoding protein transport protein SEC23 A, yielding MANPPPPSLGYSVSITPSNLDTSNPHSERNPILPPPPPASNSPTPPRFPPPKLQQDQIPLSSIKSPNVPSPSNGVKMGSPIPHLSTPPGPPVFTSPVRPAAVPFRSSPASPQPVAFSSGSSLPTSSPPHFSNGSVELQQQVSDDTLDLTPAGDSAYVLFSAHKVLKQKKLANVPSLGFGALLSPGREISSGPQVIQHDPHRCQSCGAYVNFYCKILIGSGQWQCVICHELNGSQGEYIAPNKELLRTFPELSSPMVDYIQTSNNRPGFIPVSDSRMSAPIILVIDECLDEPHLQHLQSSLHAFVDSLHPSTKLGIISYGRTVSVYDFSEESVASADVLPGDKSPTQEALKALIYGSGIYLSQMHASLPVAHAIFSSMRPYKLNFPEASRDRCLGTAVEVALAIIQGPSAELSRGVVKRSGGNSRIIVCAGGPNTYGPGSVPHSFSHPNYPHMEKMALKWMEQLGQEAHRHNTMVDILCAGTCPVRVPVLQPLAKASGGVLVLHDDFGEAFGVNLQRASSRAVGSHGLLEIRCSDDILITQVVGPGEEAHVDTHETYKNDSSLYIQMLSVEETQSFSLSMETKRDIKRDYVFFQFAVQFSNMFQADISRVITVRLPTVDSVSAYLESVQDEVAAVLIAKRTLLRAKNSSDAVDMRTTIDERVKDIALKFGSQIPKSKLYRFPKELSLLPELLFHLRRGPLLGSIIGHEDERSVLRYLFLNASFDLSLRMVAPRCLMHREKGTFEELPAHDLAMQSDAAVVLDHGTDVFIWLGAELAADEGRSASALAACRTLAEEMTELRFPAPRILAFKEGSSQARYFVSRLIPAHKDPPYEQEARFPQLRSLTTEQRMKLKSSFLHFDDPSFCEWMRSLKSVPPEPS